In Nymphaea colorata isolate Beijing-Zhang1983 chromosome 13, ASM883128v2, whole genome shotgun sequence, one DNA window encodes the following:
- the LOC116266664 gene encoding disease resistance protein RPS2-like: MGLLRKILKEVCKESEEELKGSTSLSGLCTRIQSELSKSKFLLVFDDVWELGWWMGEVADTLTGGAKESKILITSRKVEVSQVIGDKMYKLTEMSLDEIWSLFLRVAKIQEHELESHNLKGIGEKIVAKCGGLPLVVQTVGSLMCTKRMTKDDWESIDKSEIWEIHSSIFLGDTRGCNVRELKDLNKVKVIDAKNAQLKEKHELIGVKFYFEEQEDDGVDNASEERSLLEALEPPYGIERLGIYSYKGDRDVIGIKSLEELKVQNCPTLCELPSMLSLKSLEIWLCDGLNKVGDLPALESLTVSRCERLKTLANMPALESLHVYRCQRLKTLTNMPALELLEVEGCGRLEQVSDDHMPALKRLKLSYLKILKQLPTRLPSLEELAQLGNNTYFYAMLKKGEF; the protein is encoded by the exons ATGGGTTTGCTGCGAAAGATACTAAAGGAAGTATGCAAGGAATCAGAAGAAGAACTTAAAGGTAGCACTTCCTTGAGTGGTTTGTGCACACGAATACAGAGTGAGCTGTCAAAGAGCAAGTTCTTATTGGTTTTTGATGATGTATGGGAATTAGGTTGGTGGATGGGAGAGGTAGCAGACACCCTAACGGGAGGTGCAAAGGAgagcaagattttgatcaccaGTAGAAAGGTAGAAGTCTCTCAAGTAATTGGTGATAAAATGTATAAATTGACAGAAATGTCTTTGGATGAaatttggagcttgtttctgcGTGTGGCAAAGATACAAGAACATGAATTGGAGAGTCACAATTTGAAAGGTATTGGGGAGAAAATAGTGGcaaagtgtggtgggttgccacttgttgtcCAGACGGTTGGATCCTTAATGTGTACAAAAAGGATGACAAAAGACGACTGGGAAAGCATTGACAAGAGTGAGATATGGGAAATACATAGTAGCATTTTCCTG GGGGATACAAGAGGATGCAATGTTAGGGAACTAAAAGATTTGAACAaggtgaaagtaattgatgcaaaaaatgcacagcttaaggagaagcatgagTTAATTGGGGTGAAATTTTACTTCGAGGAGCAAGAGGATGACGGAGTGGATAATGCTTCCGAAGAGAGgagtttgctggaggctttggaacctccatatggcatagagaggttggGAATTTATAGTTATAAAGGAGATAGGGATG tgataggaattaaatcattggaagaattgaaGGTCCAAAactgcccaacattgtgtgaattgcCGAGCATGCTTTCATTGAAGTCCTTGGAGATTTGGCtgtgtgatgggctcaacaaGGTTGGGGACCTGCCAGCATTAGAGTCGTTGACTGTGTCCAGATGCGAAAGGCTGAAGACTCTTGCTAACATGCCTGCGTTGGAGTCGTTGCATGTGTACCGATGTCAAAGGCTGAAGACTCTGACTaacatgcctgcattggagtTGTTGGAGGTAGAGGGATGTGGCAGGCTAGAGCAAGTATCTGATGATCACATGCCGGCTTTAAAGAGGCTGAAGTTGTCTTACCTGAAGATTTTGAAGCAGCTCCCCACTcgccttccttcacttgaggaaCTTGCCCAACTGGGAAATAACACTTACTTTTATGCCATGCTTAAGAAAGGTGAGTTTTGA